GAAGTTCGTCGGATTTTCAGCGAGAATTGGACTACCCGGGAAGGCAAGCAAGTGCCTTCACCGGAAGACATTGCGTTAGAAAAGAATGATGCAGTTCATTTTGAGAGGGCAACCGTACTTTATGCCGACTTGAGCGGTTCTACAGCTTTGGTGGACACCCGAGAGTGGTGGTTTTCGGCCGAAATTTATCGTGCATATCTTCGCTGTGCAGCAGATGTAATTAGGTCAGAGGGTGGCACTGTTACTGCATACGATGGCGATCGTGTCATGGGTGTCTTTATCGGCGGCAGTCAAACTACATGTGCAGCTAGATGCGGACTGAAGATCAACTACGCAGTAACAAAAATCGTAAACCCTGAACTTAAGAAACAGTATCC
This genomic window from Pontixanthobacter aestiaquae contains:
- a CDS encoding adenylate/guanylate cyclase domain-containing protein, giving the protein MSLKDKLEKEVRRIFSENWTTREGKQVPSPEDIALEKNDAVHFERATVLYADLSGSTALVDTREWWFSAEIYRAYLRCAADVIRSEGGTVTAYDGDRVMGVFIGGSQTTCAARCGLKINYAVTKIVNPELKKQYPNENYVVKQVVGIDTTETRVARTGVRGDNDLVWVGKAANYAAKLTDLSMSEKTFVTDRAFSRMHNDVKYGGDPERNMWTGYKWAQKDNMQIYGSTWWWSFS